The following are encoded in a window of Panicum virgatum strain AP13 chromosome 5N, P.virgatum_v5, whole genome shotgun sequence genomic DNA:
- the LOC120673723 gene encoding probable glycerol-3-phosphate acyltransferase 3: MASKTFSKSFFAFYHFIRWRLGNPQGQHDHRRSTSTTPTYAEIIEGCPLASKDDQLRNQVLLLDIEGGLLRSQSFFPYFILVAIEAGSFLRGLILLCLYPLLSCLTQEAQSRVMVMVCFLGLREEEVTRVARVTLPKHFLEDIGKEGLDVVRGFKRVVGFSRMIPRVMVEDFLKEYLGLEMVVGREVKLVRGRYVGLLEVEGEIRLQMDELEGTEMVGFGSSSSYFRHNHNQLFTCCKEVYLVTPEQKKQWSTLPRDQYPRPLIFHDGRLTFRPTPQATLAMFMWLPLSVPLTVLRTLIFVNLPYSISLSIGSASGVTTRVINAPISSNGNANHGALTQPNPRGRLYVCNHRTLLDPVYISVMLNKKVSAVTYSVSRVSELLSPIQTTRLTRNRDEDRRRMEHSLQKGDLVICPEGTTCREPYLLRFSPLFVELIDEVYPVALTNWSNMFYGTSTGRSKYTDHFYYFMNPHPAYVVEFMDRMPTSVVINGRRCESYEVANMVQGEIGRVLGFEPTKLTRKDKYMILAGNEGIVDTKQ; this comes from the exons ATGGCGTCCAAAACATTCTCCAAATCTTTTTTCGCCTTCTACCATTTTATTCGCTGGAGACTAGGGAATCCACAAGGCCAGCATGATCATCGACGAAGCACAAGCACGACACCTACCTATGCTGAGATCATCGAGGGGTGTCCATTAGCCTCCAAAGATGATCAGCTTCGAAACCAAGTTCTACTCCTAGATATTGAAGGAGGACTACTAAGGTCTCAATCTTTCTTCCCTTACTTCATCCTTGTTGCCATAGAGGCAGGTAGTTTCCTTAGAGGTCTCATCTTATTATGCCTTTACCCTCTTCTCTCTTGTTTGACACAAGAAGCACAATCAAGGGTCATGGTCATGGTGTGTTTCTTGGGGTTAAGAGAGGAGGAGGTGACAAGGGTCGCTCGGGTAACATTGCCGAAGCATTTTCTAGAGGATATTGGGAAGGAAGGGCTTGATGTTGTGAGAGGGTTCAAGAGGGTGGTGGGATTCAGTAGGATGATTCCTAGGGTTATGGTGGAGGATTTCCTGAAGGAGTACTTAGGCCTGGAGATGGTGGTGGGAAGGGAGGTGAAGTTGGTGAGAGGGCGTTATGTTGGTCTGTTGGAAGTGGAGGGTGAGATAAGATTACAGATGGATGAGCTTGAAGGAACAGAGATGGTAGGGTTTGGAAGCAGCTCCAGCTATTTTAGACATAATCATAACCAGCTCTTCACTTGTTGCAAG GAGGTTTACTTGGTAACCCCAGAACAAAAGAAACAATGGTCAACCTTGCCAAGAGACCAGTACCCAAGGCCCTTGATCTTCCATGATGGCAGGCTGACTTTCAGGCCTACTCCTCAAGCCACCCTCGCCATGTTCATGTGGCTCCCGCTTTCTGTCCCCCTCACAGTGCTCCGAACACTCATCTTTGTCAACCTTCCGTATTCTATCTCCCTCTCAATCGGGAGTGCGTCCGGAGTCACAACCCGGGTCATCAACGCCCCAATCTCTTCCAATGGTAATGCAAACCATGGAGCACTTACCCAACCCAATCCACGTGGTCGCCTGTATGTATGCAACCACCGCACACTGCTTGACCCAGTCTACATCTCAGTGATGCTGAACAAGAAGGTATCAGCAGTGACATACAGTGTCAGTCGTGTCAGCGAGCTCCTATCACCAATCCAGACCACCCGGCTGACCCGAAACCGCGATGAGGATAGGAGGAGAATGGAGCACTCGCTGCAGAAAGGGGACCTGGTGATTTGCCCTGAGGGTACCACATGCAGGGAACCATACCTGCTCCGATTCAGCCCGCTTTTCGTCGAGCTCATCGACGAGGTCTACCCAGTTGCACTAACGAACTGGTCCAATATGTTTTACGGCACGTCTACTGGCAGGTCCAAATACACGGACCATTTCTACTACTTCATGAACCCGCACCCGGCATATGTCGTTGAGTTCATGGATAGGATGCCAACCTCTGTGGTAATCAATGGCAGGAGATGTGAGAGTTATGAGGTGGCAAACATGGTGCAGGGTGAGATTGGTAGGGTTCTTGGATTTGAACCCACAAAACTAACTCGCAAGGACAAATACATGATTCTAGCAGGAAATGAAGGGATCGTGGATACAAAGCAGTAA